One stretch of Cellulomonas wangsupingiae DNA includes these proteins:
- a CDS encoding glycoside hydrolase family 3 N-terminal domain-containing protein: MPVVSARVRDLHARMTLEEKLAQLVGYWLDQNGTVAPMQSEMASGQKDSGQLAEITRHGLGHYTRVYGTRPVEPAERAAWLWAEQRRLKRETRLGIPALVHEECLTGLAAWQAASYPTPLAWGASFDPELVHEAARAIGDSMRELGIHQGLAPVLDVVGDPRWGRVDECIGEDPYLVGTVGTAYVRGLQEAGVHATLKHFVGYSASAAGRNHAPVHAGPRELAEIYLPPFEMAVRDGGVRSVMNSYADVDGVPVAADPHYLTDVLREQWGFDGVVVADYFAVAFLQVMHGVAADRGEAAALALAAGLDIELPTGDAFLEPLAERVRAGLVDEALVDRAVLRALAQKEDLGLLDDDAFEDEPPAHVDLDSPRHRELARRLAEESVVLLSNDGVLPLAQPRRVAVVGPNAARPEALMGCYSFANHVLAHHPDLPLGFEIRSVHEALAATLDGEVTFAEGCTVEGDDTSGLAAAVSAAADADVAVVVVGDQAGLFGRGTVGEGNDVQSLELPGRQRELVEALVATGTPVVMVLLTGRPYAIGWALDGEGPRPAAVLQAFFPGEGGGDAIADLLTGAATPSGRLPVSLPRAAGAQPFRYLHPVLGGPSDVTSTDPTPVRPFGFGLSYTTFTHEDLQVDPTVDAAGTFTAAVTVTNTGDVAGADVVQLYGRDVVGSVVRPVAQLLGYARVQLEPGQSRRVTFRVPTTRLALVDRRLARVVEPGDVQVWVASHAGVANPSDVAEATGGAITSTAEVTRRTLPGHSTPRALLRVTGAVHEISAADRRIVDVEVSNA; encoded by the coding sequence ATGCCCGTCGTCTCCGCCCGGGTGCGTGACCTGCACGCCCGGATGACCCTCGAGGAGAAGCTGGCGCAGCTGGTCGGCTACTGGCTCGACCAGAACGGCACCGTCGCCCCCATGCAGTCCGAGATGGCCTCGGGCCAGAAGGACTCGGGGCAGCTCGCCGAGATCACGCGGCACGGCCTCGGTCACTACACCCGCGTGTACGGGACGCGTCCCGTCGAGCCGGCCGAGCGCGCCGCGTGGCTGTGGGCCGAGCAGCGTCGCCTCAAGCGCGAGACGCGCCTGGGCATCCCCGCGCTGGTGCACGAGGAGTGCCTCACGGGCCTGGCCGCCTGGCAGGCCGCGAGCTACCCGACCCCGCTCGCGTGGGGCGCGTCGTTCGACCCCGAGCTGGTGCACGAGGCCGCGCGGGCCATCGGCGACTCGATGCGCGAGCTGGGCATCCACCAGGGCCTGGCCCCGGTGCTCGACGTCGTCGGCGACCCCCGCTGGGGCCGCGTCGACGAGTGCATCGGCGAGGACCCGTACCTCGTCGGGACCGTGGGCACGGCGTACGTGCGCGGTCTGCAGGAGGCCGGCGTCCACGCCACCCTCAAGCACTTCGTCGGCTACTCCGCCTCGGCCGCCGGGCGCAACCACGCCCCCGTGCACGCCGGGCCCCGCGAGCTGGCCGAGATCTACCTGCCGCCGTTCGAGATGGCCGTGCGCGACGGTGGCGTCCGCTCCGTGATGAACTCCTACGCCGACGTCGACGGCGTCCCCGTGGCGGCGGACCCCCACTACCTCACCGATGTGCTGCGCGAGCAGTGGGGCTTCGACGGCGTCGTCGTCGCCGACTACTTCGCGGTCGCGTTCCTGCAGGTCATGCACGGTGTCGCCGCCGACCGTGGCGAGGCCGCTGCGCTGGCGCTGGCCGCCGGCCTGGACATCGAGCTGCCCACGGGCGACGCGTTCCTCGAGCCGCTGGCCGAGCGCGTGCGGGCCGGGCTGGTCGACGAGGCGCTCGTCGACCGTGCCGTCCTGCGGGCGCTGGCGCAGAAGGAGGACCTCGGCCTGCTCGACGACGACGCGTTCGAGGACGAGCCGCCGGCGCACGTCGACCTCGACTCGCCGCGGCACCGCGAGCTGGCCCGCCGCCTCGCGGAGGAGTCCGTCGTGCTGCTGTCCAACGACGGCGTGCTGCCGCTCGCGCAGCCGCGCCGCGTCGCCGTCGTCGGGCCCAACGCCGCCCGGCCCGAGGCGCTCATGGGCTGCTACTCGTTCGCCAACCACGTGCTGGCGCACCACCCGGACCTGCCGCTCGGCTTCGAGATCCGCAGCGTCCACGAGGCGCTCGCCGCGACGCTCGACGGCGAGGTGACGTTCGCCGAGGGGTGCACGGTCGAGGGCGACGACACGAGCGGTCTCGCCGCGGCGGTGTCCGCGGCGGCGGACGCCGACGTGGCCGTCGTCGTGGTCGGCGACCAGGCGGGCCTGTTCGGCCGCGGGACCGTCGGCGAGGGCAACGACGTGCAGTCCCTCGAGCTGCCCGGCCGGCAGCGGGAGCTCGTCGAGGCGCTCGTCGCCACGGGTACCCCCGTCGTCATGGTGCTGCTCACGGGCCGCCCCTACGCGATCGGGTGGGCGCTGGACGGCGAGGGCCCGCGCCCCGCGGCCGTCCTCCAGGCGTTCTTCCCGGGCGAGGGCGGCGGCGACGCGATCGCCGACCTGCTGACCGGTGCCGCGACGCCGTCGGGCCGGCTGCCCGTGTCGCTGCCGCGCGCCGCGGGCGCGCAGCCGTTCCGCTACCTGCACCCGGTCCTCGGTGGGCCGTCCGACGTCACGTCGACCGACCCCACGCCGGTGCGGCCCTTCGGGTTCGGGCTGAGCTACACGACGTTCACGCACGAGGACCTGCAGGTGGACCCGACCGTCGACGCGGCGGGCACGTTCACCGCCGCCGTGACGGTCACCAACACCGGTGACGTCGCCGGCGCCGACGTGGTGCAGCTGTACGGGCGCGACGTCGTCGGCTCGGTGGTGCGGCCGGTCGCGCAGCTGCTCGGGTACGCCCGCGTGCAGCTCGAGCCCGGGCAGTCGCGACGCGTCACCTTCCGCGTCCCGACGACGCGCCTCGCGCTGGTCGACCGCCGCCTGGCGCGCGTCGTCGAGCCCGGCGACGTGCAGGTCTGGGTCGCCTCGCACGCCGGCGTCGCCAACCCGTCCGACGTCGCCGAGGCGACAGGCGGTGCGATCACCAGCACGGCCGAGGTCACGCGTCGTACGCTGCCGGGCCACAGCACACCGCGCGCGCTCCTGCGGGTGACCGGTGCTGTGCACGAGATCTCGGCCGCCGACCGGCGGATCGTCGACGTGGAGGTCAGCAACGCATGA
- a CDS encoding glycoside hydrolase family 43 protein has translation MSTVSNPVLPGCYPDPSICRVGDDYYLVASTFEYLPGLPVMHSRDLVSWEQIGHVVDRPGQLDYTGIASSGGLYAPTIRYHDGQFWVVCTLVDQRDGSRGGNFLMTATDPAGPWSDPIWLESFGIDPSIFFDDDGRIWVHGTRLALEPRWHDQTEVWVRELDRETMQWVGPETVIWHGAVEGVVWSEAPHIYKVDGTYYLIAAEGGTEFHHAESVARADSVTGPYVGNKGNPVLTHRHLGRKHPVVGAGHADLVEAADGSWWAVLLAMRTYGGYHYPMGRETFLVPVVWEDGWPVFAPGVGMVPSEVEVPFAGEPTPGVVQGGASGTVPPADLRWTAVRALPTEVATPAGEGWDLPLRAATLADVEVPAFLGLRLQHPDADLVAQVAVDLAEGEEVGVAVRQSEKDHVRLAVTPEGDTLRARVVHRQRGVETVLGEAVVTGAGTLTFGVRARGVDLELLVGAGDATPVVVGTADATLLDSVATGGFLGLWLGVYGTSNGAPTHTVAHVAHVDYTPAT, from the coding sequence ATGAGCACCGTCAGCAACCCCGTCCTGCCGGGGTGCTACCCGGACCCGTCGATCTGCCGGGTCGGTGACGACTACTACCTCGTCGCCTCGACGTTCGAGTACCTGCCCGGCCTGCCGGTGATGCACAGCCGCGACCTGGTCAGCTGGGAGCAGATCGGCCACGTCGTCGACCGGCCCGGGCAGCTGGACTACACGGGGATCGCGTCGTCGGGCGGGCTGTACGCCCCGACGATCCGGTACCACGACGGGCAGTTCTGGGTCGTCTGCACGCTCGTCGACCAGCGTGACGGCAGCCGGGGCGGCAACTTCCTCATGACCGCCACGGACCCGGCCGGGCCGTGGTCCGACCCGATCTGGCTGGAGTCGTTCGGCATCGACCCGTCGATCTTCTTCGACGACGACGGGCGCATCTGGGTGCACGGCACCCGGCTGGCGCTCGAGCCGCGCTGGCACGACCAGACCGAGGTCTGGGTGCGCGAGCTGGACCGCGAGACGATGCAGTGGGTCGGGCCGGAGACCGTCATCTGGCACGGGGCCGTCGAGGGCGTCGTGTGGTCGGAGGCGCCGCACATCTACAAGGTCGACGGCACGTACTACCTGATCGCGGCGGAGGGTGGCACGGAGTTCCACCACGCCGAGAGCGTCGCGCGCGCCGACTCCGTCACCGGCCCGTACGTGGGCAACAAGGGCAACCCGGTGCTCACGCACCGCCACCTGGGGCGGAAGCACCCGGTCGTCGGCGCCGGGCACGCGGACCTCGTCGAGGCCGCCGACGGCAGCTGGTGGGCCGTCCTGCTGGCGATGCGCACCTACGGCGGCTACCACTACCCGATGGGCCGCGAGACGTTCCTCGTCCCCGTGGTCTGGGAGGACGGCTGGCCCGTCTTCGCGCCGGGCGTCGGCATGGTGCCGTCCGAGGTCGAGGTGCCGTTCGCGGGCGAGCCCACCCCGGGTGTCGTCCAGGGCGGGGCCTCCGGGACCGTGCCGCCGGCCGACCTGCGGTGGACCGCCGTGCGGGCGCTGCCCACCGAGGTCGCGACCCCCGCGGGGGAGGGTTGGGACCTCCCGCTGCGCGCTGCGACGCTCGCGGACGTCGAGGTGCCCGCGTTCCTCGGCCTGCGGCTGCAGCACCCGGACGCGGACCTCGTGGCGCAGGTCGCCGTGGACCTCGCCGAGGGCGAGGAGGTCGGCGTGGCCGTGCGCCAGTCCGAGAAGGACCACGTGCGCCTCGCGGTCACCCCCGAGGGTGACACGCTGCGCGCGCGGGTCGTGCACCGGCAGCGCGGGGTGGAGACGGTCCTCGGCGAGGCCGTCGTGACCGGGGCGGGGACGCTCACGTTCGGCGTGCGCGCCCGCGGCGTGGACCTGGAGCTGCTGGTCGGCGCCGGGGACGCGACGCCCGTCGTCGTGGGCACGGCCGACGCGACGCTGCTCGACAGCGTGGCCACGGGCGGCTTCCTCGGCCTGTGGCTCGGCGTCTACGGCACGAGCAACGGCGCCCCGACGCACACGGTCGCCCACGTCGCCCACGTGGACTACACCCCGGCAACCTGA
- a CDS encoding aldo/keto reductase: protein MTTYRPLGRTGVQVSPLTLGTMNFGAWGNPDHHETAAILHRALDAGINVVDTADVYARGESETIVGKALAGRRDDVVLATKVHGRLADEVNHAGSSRRWIVRAVEDSLRRLQTDRIDVYQVHRPEPGTALDETLGALDDLVRAGKVLYVGTSTFLPSQIVQAQWVAADRRLARPATEQPPYSILARGVEREVLPLAQEYGLGVLPWSPLAGGWLSGRALDGSRAGSPRHERQPGRHDPSLPENVGKAEAVQQLTKVAEAAGLTLVQLALGFVLEHPAVSSAIIGPRTQAHLDAALTALDVRLPADVLDEIDRIVPPGVTLNPADAGWHPPSITNPQTRRR from the coding sequence ATGACCACGTACCGCCCGCTCGGCCGCACCGGGGTCCAGGTGTCCCCGCTGACGCTCGGGACCATGAACTTCGGCGCCTGGGGCAACCCCGACCACCACGAGACGGCCGCGATCCTGCACCGGGCGCTCGACGCCGGCATCAACGTGGTCGACACCGCCGACGTGTACGCGCGCGGGGAGTCCGAGACGATCGTCGGCAAGGCGCTCGCGGGACGTCGCGACGACGTCGTCCTGGCCACCAAGGTGCACGGCCGCCTGGCCGACGAGGTGAACCACGCGGGCAGCTCGCGGCGCTGGATCGTGCGCGCCGTCGAGGACTCGCTGCGTCGCCTGCAGACCGACCGCATCGACGTCTACCAGGTGCACCGCCCCGAGCCGGGGACGGCCCTCGACGAGACGCTGGGCGCGCTCGACGACCTCGTGCGCGCCGGCAAGGTGCTGTACGTCGGGACGTCGACGTTCCTGCCGTCGCAGATCGTGCAGGCGCAGTGGGTCGCGGCCGACCGCCGGCTGGCGCGGCCGGCGACCGAGCAGCCGCCGTACTCGATCCTGGCGCGCGGCGTCGAGCGCGAGGTGCTGCCGCTGGCCCAGGAGTACGGGTTGGGTGTGCTGCCGTGGAGCCCGCTGGCCGGCGGCTGGTTGTCGGGACGCGCGCTCGACGGGTCCCGCGCGGGCTCGCCCCGCCACGAGCGGCAGCCGGGACGTCACGACCCGTCGCTGCCGGAGAACGTCGGCAAGGCGGAGGCCGTGCAGCAGCTCACCAAGGTCGCCGAGGCCGCAGGGCTGACGCTCGTGCAGCTCGCGCTCGGGTTCGTCCTGGAGCACCCGGCGGTGTCGAGCGCGATCATCGGCCCGCGTACCCAGGCCCACCTCGACGCGGCCCTCACGGCGCTGGACGTCCGGCTCCCCGCGGACGTCCTCGACGAGATCGACCGCATCGTCCCGCCCGGCGTCACCCTCAACCCCGCCGACGCGGGCTGGCACCCCCCGTCGATCACGAACCCGCAGACCCGCCGCCGCTGA
- a CDS encoding carbohydrate ABC transporter permease, with product MSNSQGGNALLRTSTPGDGSAVGDGAVTAPSPARRPRRRGDWRKRAEIALLAGPAIVVFIAFVIFPVVMAAYYGFFKWKGYGVPTDFVGLENYLTILQDSTFIDALSHNGFIVVMSLVMQGPAAVILALLLNRKMRGRGLIRVLIFVPYVVSEVIVGTGWSLMLQTTGAINDLFGKIGLEGWAVDWLSDPDVAIWSLMIIITWKYIGFAVILFLAGLQSIPEELHEAAAIDGASYWQTQRSITLPLLGPTLRIWAFLSIIGSLQLFDLVYIIWGQYVSATAGTSTMATYMVLNGRNAGNYGFGNAVAVVLFIISLVIALTYQRFVLRRDTQGAITEGKK from the coding sequence ATGAGCAACTCCCAGGGCGGGAACGCACTGCTCAGGACGTCGACGCCCGGGGATGGCTCGGCAGTCGGGGACGGTGCCGTCACGGCACCGTCCCCGGCGCGCCGGCCGCGCCGTAGGGGTGACTGGCGCAAGCGCGCCGAGATCGCGCTCCTCGCAGGCCCCGCGATCGTCGTCTTCATCGCGTTCGTCATCTTCCCCGTCGTCATGGCGGCGTACTACGGGTTCTTCAAGTGGAAGGGCTACGGGGTCCCGACGGACTTCGTCGGCCTCGAGAACTACCTGACGATCCTCCAGGACAGCACGTTCATCGACGCGCTGTCGCACAACGGCTTCATCGTCGTGATGTCCCTCGTCATGCAGGGACCGGCGGCCGTCATCCTCGCGCTGCTGCTCAACCGCAAGATGCGCGGCCGTGGCCTCATCCGCGTGCTGATCTTCGTGCCCTACGTGGTCTCCGAGGTCATCGTCGGCACCGGCTGGAGCCTCATGCTCCAGACCACGGGTGCGATCAACGACCTCTTCGGCAAGATCGGGCTCGAGGGCTGGGCGGTCGACTGGCTGTCCGACCCGGACGTCGCGATCTGGTCGCTGATGATCATCATCACGTGGAAGTACATCGGCTTCGCCGTGATCCTCTTCCTCGCGGGGCTGCAGTCCATCCCCGAGGAGCTGCACGAGGCCGCCGCGATCGACGGCGCCTCCTACTGGCAGACGCAGCGCAGCATCACGCTGCCGCTGCTCGGCCCGACGCTGCGCATCTGGGCGTTCCTGTCGATCATCGGCTCGCTGCAGCTGTTCGACCTCGTCTACATCATCTGGGGCCAGTACGTGTCCGCCACGGCCGGCACCTCGACGATGGCGACCTACATGGTGCTCAACGGGCGCAACGCCGGGAACTACGGCTTCGGCAACGCCGTCGCGGTGGTCCTGTTCATCATCTCGCTCGTCATCGCCCTGACCTATCAGCGCTTCGTGCTGCGGCGTGACACCCAGGGTGCGATCACCGAAGGGAAGAAGTGA
- a CDS encoding carbohydrate ABC transporter permease → MAATAVQATPAQPLAPAPKRRRGKTLDKVNPLVYVVAWLLVGVCVGPVIYIILGGLRTNSQITQDPSGFPTTWEWGNYSSVLNSSLFWQQAGNSAISAIVTTIGVVVLGVMASYVLARYDFKANAAMYSLFAAGLMFPMTVAITPLYLMIKNLGLMNSLAGIILPQIAFALPTTIIILVPFLRAIPKELEEAASIDGASRLGFFFRMVVPLSIPGVVTVGILAFVAAWNSYMLPLFILNDESMYTLPLGVQSFASQYSVDTARVLAFTSLSMIPALIFFSLFERRIVGGLTGAVKG, encoded by the coding sequence ATGGCCGCCACCGCCGTGCAGGCAACCCCTGCCCAGCCCTTGGCCCCCGCGCCGAAGCGGCGTCGCGGGAAGACGCTCGACAAGGTCAACCCGCTCGTCTACGTCGTTGCGTGGCTGCTCGTCGGCGTGTGCGTCGGCCCCGTCATCTACATCATCCTCGGCGGCCTGCGGACCAACTCGCAGATCACGCAGGACCCGTCCGGGTTCCCGACGACGTGGGAGTGGGGCAACTACTCCTCGGTCCTCAACAGCTCGCTGTTCTGGCAGCAGGCGGGGAACTCGGCGATCAGCGCGATCGTCACGACGATCGGCGTCGTGGTCCTCGGGGTCATGGCGAGCTACGTGCTCGCCCGGTACGACTTCAAGGCCAACGCCGCGATGTACTCGCTGTTCGCCGCCGGCCTCATGTTCCCCATGACGGTCGCGATCACCCCGCTGTACCTGATGATCAAGAACCTCGGTCTGATGAACAGCCTCGCGGGGATCATCCTCCCGCAGATCGCGTTCGCGCTGCCGACGACGATCATCATCCTCGTGCCGTTCCTGCGGGCCATCCCCAAGGAGCTCGAGGAGGCGGCGTCCATCGACGGCGCGAGCCGGCTCGGGTTCTTCTTCCGGATGGTCGTCCCGCTGTCGATCCCCGGCGTCGTCACCGTCGGCATCCTCGCGTTCGTGGCGGCCTGGAACAGCTACATGCTGCCGCTGTTCATCCTCAACGACGAGTCGATGTACACCCTGCCTCTGGGTGTGCAGTCGTTCGCGTCGCAGTACTCGGTCGACACCGCCCGGGTGCTGGCCTTCACGTCGCTGTCGATGATCCCGGCGCTGATCTTCTTCTCGCTGTTCGAGCGCCGCATCGTCGGTGGCCTCACCGGCGCCGTCAAGGGCTGA
- a CDS encoding ABC transporter substrate-binding protein — MKARKSLATSVAVLMGALALAACGGSDDTSAGGDGDVELTFWHNSTTGDGKAYWDATAAAFEEANPGVTVKIQSIQNEDMDGKLQTALNSGDAPDIFMARGGGKLADIVDSGQVMDLTDKIDDDVREAVGGALDAFAVDGKVYGMPTAVLPGGIWYSKDLFAQAGITETPTTMAELEDAVAKLKAAGIQPIALGGKDAWPAAHWYYFFALRACSQDTINESAAEMNFDDPCWTEAGQAYADFAGIEPFNNGFLTTTAQQGAGSSAGLLANHQAAMELMGAWNPGVIAGLTPDGEPLADLGWFPFPAIEGGKGDATAMMGGVDGYACHVDAPDACADFLNFYMKQEHQEGYAEAFVTLPASKDAQGAVTDPALQDVLASYNDAAYVSVWLDTLLGQNVGNALNAGVVDMLAGDGDADSIVAAVKAAAAKE, encoded by the coding sequence ATGAAGGCAAGGAAGTCACTGGCGACCTCGGTCGCAGTGCTCATGGGCGCGCTCGCGCTCGCCGCCTGCGGCGGCTCGGACGACACCAGCGCGGGCGGCGACGGCGACGTCGAGCTCACGTTCTGGCACAACTCGACGACCGGTGACGGCAAGGCGTACTGGGATGCCACCGCCGCGGCCTTCGAGGAGGCCAACCCGGGTGTCACCGTCAAGATCCAGTCCATCCAGAACGAGGACATGGACGGCAAGCTCCAGACCGCCCTCAACTCGGGCGACGCGCCGGACATCTTCATGGCGCGCGGTGGCGGCAAGCTCGCCGACATCGTCGACTCCGGCCAGGTCATGGACCTCACCGACAAGATCGACGACGACGTGCGCGAGGCCGTCGGCGGCGCGCTCGACGCGTTCGCGGTGGACGGCAAGGTCTACGGCATGCCGACCGCCGTGCTCCCCGGTGGCATCTGGTACAGCAAGGACCTGTTCGCGCAGGCCGGCATCACCGAGACGCCGACCACCATGGCCGAGCTCGAGGACGCCGTCGCCAAGCTCAAGGCCGCGGGCATCCAGCCCATCGCCCTGGGTGGCAAGGACGCCTGGCCCGCCGCGCACTGGTACTACTTCTTCGCGCTGCGTGCCTGCTCGCAGGACACGATCAACGAGTCGGCCGCCGAGATGAACTTCGACGACCCGTGCTGGACCGAGGCGGGCCAGGCGTACGCCGACTTCGCCGGCATCGAGCCCTTCAACAACGGGTTCCTGACGACGACGGCGCAGCAGGGTGCCGGCTCCTCGGCCGGTCTGCTGGCCAACCACCAGGCCGCGATGGAGCTCATGGGTGCGTGGAACCCGGGCGTCATCGCCGGTCTGACGCCTGACGGCGAGCCGCTGGCCGACCTCGGCTGGTTCCCGTTCCCCGCCATCGAGGGTGGCAAGGGTGACGCGACGGCCATGATGGGTGGCGTCGACGGTTACGCCTGCCACGTGGACGCCCCCGACGCCTGCGCCGACTTCCTGAACTTCTACATGAAGCAGGAGCACCAGGAGGGCTACGCCGAGGCGTTCGTGACCCTGCCGGCGTCGAAGGACGCTCAGGGCGCCGTCACCGACCCGGCCCTGCAGGACGTGCTCGCGTCCTACAACGACGCGGCCTACGTGTCCGTGTGGCTCGACACGCTGCTCGGCCAGAACGTCGGCAACGCGCTCAACGCCGGGGTCGTCGACATGCTCGCCGGCGACGGTGACGCAGACAGCATCGTCGCCGCGGTCAAGGCCGCTGCAGCCAAGGAGTAA
- a CDS encoding LLM class flavin-dependent oxidoreductase, with protein sequence MTAPRREGRLHLNAFLMSTGHHEASWRLPESDPSYRSTDIGYLQRLAQTAERGHLDSIFFADGPALFRDVGRRPSGTLEPTVVLAAIAAVTSRIGLIATASTTYNDPYNLARRFASVDHISGGRAGWNIVTTAHLEAARNFGQDELPSHRSRYERAAEFIDVALRLWDSWEDDVEIGDKDAGLWGDSARIHPPEHVGEHFRVAGALTTPRSPQAYPLLVQAGSSEDGKDLAARYAEAVFTAQQTLDDALAFATDLKRRAVEWGRDPAGLLVLPGIVPVIGATQAEARAKEEELDRLIRPEYARAQLAKTLRVDPDDLPLDRELPADLPSEDEIEGAKSRYTLIVELARRERLTVRQLIGRLGGGRGHRTFSGTAEQVADAIQEWWDAGAADGFNIMPAVLPSGLEDFVDQVVPVLVDRGLFRSEYTGTTLRDHYGLARPPHPRTRTTPGLGIGVLAADATSTAHEGARA encoded by the coding sequence ATGACCGCACCCCGACGCGAGGGCCGGCTGCACCTCAACGCGTTCCTCATGAGCACGGGCCACCACGAGGCCTCGTGGCGGCTGCCCGAGTCCGACCCGTCGTACCGCAGCACCGACATCGGCTACCTGCAGCGGCTCGCGCAGACGGCCGAGCGTGGGCACCTCGACTCGATCTTCTTCGCCGACGGCCCGGCGCTGTTCCGCGACGTGGGCCGCCGGCCGTCCGGCACGCTCGAGCCGACGGTCGTCCTGGCGGCGATCGCCGCGGTGACGAGCCGCATCGGGCTGATCGCGACCGCGTCGACCACGTACAACGACCCGTACAACCTGGCGCGCCGGTTCGCGTCCGTCGACCACATCAGCGGCGGGCGCGCGGGCTGGAACATCGTGACGACCGCGCACCTGGAGGCCGCCCGCAACTTCGGCCAGGACGAGCTGCCGTCGCACCGCTCCCGCTACGAGCGCGCCGCGGAGTTCATCGACGTCGCGCTGCGGCTGTGGGACTCGTGGGAGGACGACGTCGAGATCGGCGACAAGGACGCCGGCCTGTGGGGTGACTCCGCGCGCATCCACCCGCCCGAGCACGTCGGCGAGCACTTCCGCGTCGCCGGGGCGCTGACGACCCCGCGGTCGCCGCAGGCGTACCCGCTGCTGGTGCAGGCCGGGTCCTCGGAGGACGGCAAGGACCTGGCCGCGCGCTACGCGGAGGCCGTGTTCACGGCGCAGCAGACGCTCGACGACGCCCTCGCGTTCGCCACCGACCTCAAGCGCCGGGCCGTCGAGTGGGGCCGGGACCCCGCCGGGCTGCTCGTGCTGCCGGGGATCGTGCCCGTCATCGGGGCGACGCAGGCGGAGGCGCGGGCGAAGGAGGAGGAGCTCGACCGGCTCATCCGGCCCGAGTACGCGCGCGCCCAGCTCGCGAAGACCCTGCGCGTCGACCCCGACGACCTGCCGCTGGACCGCGAGCTGCCGGCCGACCTGCCGAGCGAGGACGAGATCGAGGGCGCCAAGTCGCGGTACACGCTGATCGTCGAGCTGGCACGGCGCGAGCGCCTCACGGTGCGGCAGCTCATCGGGCGCCTGGGCGGCGGGCGGGGACACCGCACGTTCTCCGGGACGGCCGAGCAGGTCGCCGACGCGATCCAGGAGTGGTGGGACGCGGGCGCGGCGGACGGGTTCAACATCATGCCCGCCGTGCTGCCGTCGGGCCTGGAGGACTTCGTCGACCAGGTGGTCCCCGTGCTCGTCGACCGCGGCCTGTTCCGCAGCGAGTACACCGGCACGACGCTGCGCGACCACTACGGGCTCGCGCGGCCCCCGCACCCCCGCACGCGCACCACGCCCGGCCTGGGCATCGGCGTCCTCGCCGCCGACGCCACCTCCACCGCCCACGAAGGAGCACGCGCATGA